Proteins encoded in a region of the Magallana gigas chromosome 8, xbMagGiga1.1, whole genome shotgun sequence genome:
- the LOC105329198 gene encoding uncharacterized protein isoform X1, whose protein sequence is MAAEGLIKYVTLILGVFTLYVSAKNQEDCRDGYGNLVKNATSYNPYVIDKTDPCVECTCLNGAITCAKRPEEECEKPKNLCGKKKDGSRKRKKRKRKRKTKKTARKGRTRRRGKTKGKRRKKNRRKEKKRSMKCRSVKVSHNVTMSDKLCPAIPALSLPPDGALSCHYNNLCLPRGTEYIVYRKQISHGKHTDDNTLIIAFDHLKTEMVEIWTYLINKEKIKERKELDRCPSPSLRAQLKTPDAILGAASSKSVKDFQRKLRRGLKDCEKKKKGCRLRTVRKHLVCFELEEIPKTKLLRNCNS, encoded by the exons ATGGCTGCCGAAGGGTTAATAAAATACGTAACATTGATCTTAGGAGTTTTTACTTTGTACGTATCTGCAAAAAACCAAGAAG ACTGCAGGGATGGTTACGGAAACTTGGTGAAGAATGCCACATCGTATAACCCGTATGTTATCGACAAAACTGACCCGTGTGTAGAATGTACCTGTTTG AACGGCGCTATCACATGTGCGAAAAGACCGGAAGAAGAATGCGAAAAGCCGAAAAATCTCTGTGGAAAAAAGAAAGACGGATCGCGTAAACGTAAAAAGaggaaaagaaaaaggaaaactaAAAAGACAGCTAGAAAGGGGCGTACCAGAAGGAGAGGTAAAACAAAAG gTAAAAGGAGAAAGAAAAACAggaggaaagaaaaaaaacgatCAATGAAATGCCGCAGTGTTAAAGTTTCCCACAATGTGACAATGTCTGACAAACTGTGTCCAGCTATTCCCGCGCTTTCTTTGCCGCCAGATGGCGCTCTGTCGTgtcattataataatttatgcTTACCTAGAGGGACCGAGTACATCGTTTACAGGAAGCAGATATCCCATGGAAAACATACTGATGACAACACTTTGATAATAGCATTTGATCATTTAAAAACTGAGATGGTTGAAATTTGGACATATCTCATTAACAAAG AGAAGATCAAGGAGAGAAAGGAGCTGGACAGATGCCCGTCCCCCTCCCTCAGAGCCCAGCTTAAGACCCCGGACGCCATTTTGGGCGCCGCTAGTTCAA AATCAGTGAAGGATTTCCAAAGAAAATTACGAAGGGGACTGAAAGACTGTGAGAAGAAAAAGAAGGGATGCCGCTTAAGAACGGTGCGCAAACACTTGGTCTGTTTTGAACTCGAAGAGATTCCAAAGACAAAACTGCTGAGAAACTGTAATAGTTGA
- the LOC105329198 gene encoding uncharacterized protein isoform X2: protein MAAEGLIKYVTLILGVFTLYVSAKNQEDCRDGYGNLVKNATSYNPYVIDKTDPCVECTCLNGAITCAKRPEEECEKPKNLCGKKKDGSRKRKKRKRKRKTKKTARKGRTRRRGKRRKKNRRKEKKRSMKCRSVKVSHNVTMSDKLCPAIPALSLPPDGALSCHYNNLCLPRGTEYIVYRKQISHGKHTDDNTLIIAFDHLKTEMVEIWTYLINKEKIKERKELDRCPSPSLRAQLKTPDAILGAASSKSVKDFQRKLRRGLKDCEKKKKGCRLRTVRKHLVCFELEEIPKTKLLRNCNS from the exons ATGGCTGCCGAAGGGTTAATAAAATACGTAACATTGATCTTAGGAGTTTTTACTTTGTACGTATCTGCAAAAAACCAAGAAG ACTGCAGGGATGGTTACGGAAACTTGGTGAAGAATGCCACATCGTATAACCCGTATGTTATCGACAAAACTGACCCGTGTGTAGAATGTACCTGTTTG AACGGCGCTATCACATGTGCGAAAAGACCGGAAGAAGAATGCGAAAAGCCGAAAAATCTCTGTGGAAAAAAGAAAGACGGATCGCGTAAACGTAAAAAGaggaaaagaaaaaggaaaactaAAAAGACAGCTAGAAAGGGGCGTACCAGAAGGAGAG gTAAAAGGAGAAAGAAAAACAggaggaaagaaaaaaaacgatCAATGAAATGCCGCAGTGTTAAAGTTTCCCACAATGTGACAATGTCTGACAAACTGTGTCCAGCTATTCCCGCGCTTTCTTTGCCGCCAGATGGCGCTCTGTCGTgtcattataataatttatgcTTACCTAGAGGGACCGAGTACATCGTTTACAGGAAGCAGATATCCCATGGAAAACATACTGATGACAACACTTTGATAATAGCATTTGATCATTTAAAAACTGAGATGGTTGAAATTTGGACATATCTCATTAACAAAG AGAAGATCAAGGAGAGAAAGGAGCTGGACAGATGCCCGTCCCCCTCCCTCAGAGCCCAGCTTAAGACCCCGGACGCCATTTTGGGCGCCGCTAGTTCAA AATCAGTGAAGGATTTCCAAAGAAAATTACGAAGGGGACTGAAAGACTGTGAGAAGAAAAAGAAGGGATGCCGCTTAAGAACGGTGCGCAAACACTTGGTCTGTTTTGAACTCGAAGAGATTCCAAAGACAAAACTGCTGAGAAACTGTAATAGTTGA